Proteins co-encoded in one Listeria ivanovii subsp. ivanovii genomic window:
- a CDS encoding LysM peptidoglycan-binding and 3D domain-containing protein, which yields MKKTVVAIAAGLIIAGSGSTQAFAAEYKVQDGDSLWKISNENNVSISQLKQDNNLSSDIIFPNQTLQVNNGKQKSTTSNSEYTVVAGDTLGHIASNKGVTVNQLKSWNNLSSDLIIVGQKLSIGSNAVSNQAPSNAKESRATSNTTEKPKQEAAQTTQKSTSSNESSSNKSSSSQGNVSKEITVTATAYSKEEPGMGHMTASGIDLNDNPRVIAVDPSVIPLGSRVYVEGYGEAIAADTGGAIKGNKIDVHLNSVQECYNWGVKQVKVQILD from the coding sequence ATGAAAAAAACAGTAGTAGCCATTGCGGCTGGTTTAATTATTGCAGGATCAGGTTCAACTCAAGCATTTGCAGCTGAGTATAAAGTGCAAGATGGTGATTCACTTTGGAAAATATCGAATGAAAATAATGTCTCTATAAGTCAATTGAAACAAGATAACAATTTGAGTTCTGACATTATCTTTCCGAATCAAACATTGCAAGTGAATAATGGGAAACAAAAATCTACAACTAGCAATTCCGAATATACAGTTGTTGCAGGAGATACATTGGGACACATTGCTTCAAATAAAGGTGTAACTGTAAACCAATTAAAATCTTGGAACAATCTTTCATCTGATTTAATTATTGTTGGACAAAAATTATCTATCGGAAGTAATGCGGTAAGTAATCAAGCCCCATCTAACGCTAAAGAAAGTAGAGCAACTTCAAATACCACAGAAAAACCCAAACAAGAAGCTGCTCAAACAACACAAAAATCAACTTCATCTAATGAATCGTCTTCCAACAAGTCTTCTTCATCTCAAGGTAATGTTTCAAAAGAGATAACTGTTACAGCAACTGCTTATAGTAAAGAAGAACCGGGTATGGGACATATGACAGCAAGCGGTATTGATTTAAATGATAACCCACGTGTTATTGCAGTGGACCCCTCTGTTATTCCTTTAGGTTCAAGAGTTTATGTTGAAGGATACGGAGAAGCGATTGCAGCAGATACTGGTGGTGCTATCAAAGGAAATAAAATTGATGTGCATTTAAACTCAGTCCAAGAGTGTTACAATTGGGGAGTAAAACAAGTTAAAGTACAAATTTTAGACTAA
- the menC gene encoding o-succinylbenzoate synthase, which produces MYFQKVRLIHAEIPLLNPFKTSYGELKSKDFYIVELMNDAGLCGYGELEAFPLPDYTEETLETAILIIKQHLLPMLVQKEIIAPEEVNKMFGWIQGNEMAKAAVELAVWDAFAKTEKKSLAHMIGATKKTLDVGVSIGIQDNVASLVRLVNQYVSEGYKRVKIKIKPNKDVAFIKVVREKFPNLRLMADANSAYNKEDFSLLKALDQFELEMIEQPFGAKDFVDHAWLQKQVDTRICLDENIRSLEDVKQAHILGSCQAINLKLARVGGMSEALKITKYCTENDLLVWCGGMLEAGIGRAHNVALAARTEFNFPGDISASNRYFHEDIISPAFVLEYGGLNVPDGYGIGVELDFSILQKYTKTTEEILLYKGRS; this is translated from the coding sequence ATGTATTTTCAAAAAGTACGACTAATTCATGCAGAAATACCACTTTTGAATCCATTTAAAACGAGTTACGGGGAATTAAAGAGCAAAGATTTTTATATTGTGGAACTGATGAATGATGCTGGGTTATGTGGATATGGTGAATTAGAAGCTTTTCCGCTACCGGATTATACAGAAGAAACATTAGAAACAGCTATTTTAATTATTAAACAGCATTTGTTGCCTATGTTAGTGCAAAAAGAGATAATTGCTCCAGAAGAAGTGAATAAGATGTTCGGTTGGATTCAAGGGAATGAAATGGCGAAAGCTGCAGTCGAGCTAGCTGTATGGGATGCTTTTGCAAAAACAGAAAAGAAATCCTTAGCTCATATGATTGGGGCAACGAAAAAAACGTTAGATGTTGGAGTTAGTATAGGGATTCAAGATAATGTAGCTTCTTTAGTTCGGTTAGTTAATCAATATGTGAGTGAAGGCTATAAGCGAGTGAAAATAAAAATCAAGCCAAACAAAGATGTAGCGTTTATTAAGGTTGTTCGAGAAAAATTTCCAAATCTAAGGTTGATGGCAGATGCTAATTCGGCGTATAATAAAGAAGATTTCTCCTTATTAAAAGCGCTGGATCAATTTGAATTAGAAATGATTGAACAACCATTTGGCGCAAAAGATTTTGTCGATCACGCTTGGTTGCAAAAACAGGTAGACACACGGATTTGTTTAGATGAGAATATTAGATCCTTAGAGGATGTTAAACAAGCACATATACTTGGAAGTTGTCAGGCGATTAATCTGAAACTAGCACGTGTTGGTGGAATGTCTGAGGCGCTTAAGATAACGAAGTATTGCACTGAAAATGATTTACTTGTTTGGTGTGGTGGGATGCTTGAGGCCGGTATCGGTAGGGCGCATAATGTAGCACTTGCAGCGAGAACGGAATTTAATTTTCCAGGAGATATATCCGCTTCGAATCGTTATTTCCATGAAGATATTATTTCGCCAGCATTTGTGTTGGAGTATGGTGGATTAAATGTACCTGATGGGTATGGGATAGGTGTAGAGTTGGATTTTAGCATTTTACAAAAATATACAAAAACAACAGAAGAAATTTTGTTATATAAAGGACGGAGCTGA
- a CDS encoding DUF1146 family protein — MYNIIMESPYIVIISHLLFIVITFWALQAINYEKFIKKNHVTQARLLFVIISIVLGYTLSNFFLDYLGASKQLLNYIG; from the coding sequence TTGTATAATATTATTATGGAATCACCGTATATCGTCATCATCTCACATTTACTATTTATTGTGATTACCTTTTGGGCATTACAAGCAATTAACTATGAAAAATTTATAAAGAAAAATCACGTAACTCAAGCTAGACTATTATTTGTTATCATTTCTATTGTACTTGGTTATACACTAAGCAATTTCTTCTTAGACTATTTAGGAGCTTCTAAGCAATTGCTTAATTATATCGGGTAA
- a CDS encoding F0F1 ATP synthase subunit gamma, with translation MASLIDIKQRITSTRKTSQITKAMQMVSAAKLGRAESNARSYEPYVSKIKDVVTHVASTGNSSDHPMLVSRPVHRTGYIVLTSDTGLAGSYNSSVIKEVFQEINKKHTSSDEYAIITVGRSARDFFKARQMNVVLEVQGITDHPIFAEIKDIASNTVQMFEDGVYDEVFIYYNHHINSISSELRKEQLLPLTEFHEKGTETDAVLTTYEFEPSEQEILEVLLPQYVESLIFGALLDAKAAEHAARMTAMRSATDNASDLISDLSLQYNRARQAAITQEITEIVGGAAALE, from the coding sequence TTGGCATCTTTAATCGATATCAAACAACGAATAACCTCTACTCGTAAAACAAGCCAAATTACAAAAGCAATGCAAATGGTTTCAGCAGCTAAACTAGGTCGTGCAGAATCAAACGCTCGTTCATATGAGCCATATGTTTCTAAAATTAAAGACGTAGTGACACACGTTGCTAGCACTGGTAACAGTAGCGACCATCCAATGCTTGTATCAAGACCTGTTCATCGTACTGGGTATATCGTACTTACTTCTGATACAGGACTTGCAGGTTCTTACAATAGTTCTGTTATTAAAGAGGTATTTCAAGAAATTAATAAAAAACATACGTCTAGTGATGAATATGCAATAATCACTGTGGGAAGATCCGCTCGCGACTTCTTCAAAGCACGTCAAATGAATGTAGTTTTAGAAGTGCAAGGTATTACGGATCATCCGATATTTGCGGAAATTAAAGATATTGCTAGTAACACAGTTCAAATGTTTGAAGATGGTGTTTATGACGAGGTTTTCATTTATTATAATCACCATATCAATTCCATTTCTAGTGAACTGAGAAAAGAGCAATTGCTACCACTTACAGAGTTTCATGAAAAAGGTACAGAAACGGATGCTGTTTTAACTACATACGAATTTGAACCTTCTGAACAAGAAATCCTGGAAGTATTATTACCGCAATATGTGGAAAGCCTAATTTTCGGAGCACTTCTGGATGCCAAAGCCGCTGAACATGCTGCTCGTATGACTGCCATGAGAAGCGCGACAGATAATGCATCCGATTTAATCAGTGACTTATCACTACAATATAATCGTGCTCGCCAAGCTGCGATCACGCAAGAAATTACCGAAATCGTCGGAGGAGCAGCCGCACTAGAATAA
- a CDS encoding WecB/TagA/CpsF family glycosyltransferase, with amino-acid sequence MKKKEVTILNIPFYNITQTGFVEQLYQDVQNGNRKFVVTANPEIVMHASTDKEFEAVLLQADYIVPDGIGIIMASEKLGTPLEERVTGYDTMVGLLNKPLRCYFLGAKPEVSQMVEEKVSKKYPNVVICGVHHGYFDAQESEEIGQEIMEAKPDIIFVALGSPAQEKWILSQINHFEKGIFIGVGGSFDVLTDNVKRAPKIWIKLRLEWVYRLLSNPSRWRRFFAIPQFMLAIRRESKHLKKGE; translated from the coding sequence ATGAAAAAGAAAGAAGTTACAATTTTAAATATACCTTTTTATAATATAACTCAAACTGGATTTGTAGAGCAGCTTTATCAAGATGTGCAGAATGGAAACCGAAAATTTGTTGTAACGGCTAACCCGGAAATTGTGATGCATGCTAGTACTGATAAAGAGTTTGAAGCAGTTTTACTACAGGCGGATTATATCGTTCCTGATGGGATTGGTATTATAATGGCTTCTGAAAAACTGGGAACGCCTTTAGAAGAGCGAGTTACTGGGTATGATACGATGGTTGGACTATTAAATAAACCACTTCGTTGTTATTTTTTAGGTGCAAAACCAGAAGTTAGTCAAATGGTGGAAGAGAAAGTATCCAAAAAATATCCAAATGTGGTAATTTGTGGTGTGCATCATGGTTATTTTGATGCCCAGGAAAGTGAAGAAATTGGTCAGGAGATCATGGAGGCTAAACCAGATATTATTTTTGTGGCTTTAGGATCGCCAGCACAAGAAAAGTGGATTTTATCGCAAATAAACCATTTTGAAAAAGGGATATTTATTGGCGTTGGTGGAAGTTTTGATGTGTTGACTGATAATGTAAAACGGGCACCGAAGATTTGGATAAAATTGAGATTAGAGTGGGTTTACCGATTACTTTCAAATCCTTCAAGATGGAGACGCTTTTTTGCAATACCTCAATTTATGCTTGCTATTAGAAGAGAAAGCAAGCATTTGAAGAAGGGTGAGTAG
- the atpD gene encoding F0F1 ATP synthase subunit beta produces the protein MSKGQVIQVMGPVVDVKFEGGNLPEIYNALVIEYKSDAEEAPTSQLTLEVAIQLGDDVVRTIAMASTDGVQRGMEVIDTGSPITVPVGTVTLGRVFNVLGNTIDLDEPLPSDIKRNKIHREAPTFDQLATTTEILETGIKVVDLLAPYLKGGKIGLFGGAGVGKTVLIQELIHNIAQEHGGISVFAGVGERTREGNDLYFEMKDSGVIEKTAMVFGQMNEPPGARMRVALTGLTIAEYFRDEEHQDVLLFIDNIFRFTQAGSEVSALLGRMPSAVGYQPTLATEMGQLQERITSTNVGSVTSIQAIYVPADDYTDPAPATTFAHLDATTNLERKLTEQGIYPAVDPLASTSRALSPDIVGEEHYAVATEVQRLLQRYKELQDIIAILGMDELSDEDKQSVSRARRVQFFLSQNFHVAEQFTGQKGSYVPVKETVKGFKDLLAGKYDHIPEDAFRSVGRIEDVLEKAKDMGVEV, from the coding sequence ATGTCTAAAGGACAAGTAATCCAAGTTATGGGTCCAGTTGTAGACGTTAAATTTGAAGGTGGAAACTTACCTGAAATCTACAACGCCCTAGTTATTGAATATAAATCTGATGCAGAAGAAGCACCAACTAGCCAACTTACTTTAGAAGTAGCCATTCAATTAGGTGATGACGTTGTTCGTACAATTGCAATGGCATCAACTGATGGTGTTCAAAGAGGTATGGAAGTTATTGATACTGGGAGCCCAATCACAGTTCCAGTTGGTACAGTAACACTTGGTCGTGTATTTAACGTATTAGGAAACACTATCGATTTGGATGAGCCACTTCCAAGCGATATCAAGCGTAATAAAATTCACCGTGAAGCACCAACATTTGACCAATTAGCAACAACTACTGAAATTCTTGAAACAGGAATAAAAGTTGTAGACTTGCTAGCCCCATATTTAAAAGGTGGTAAAATTGGTTTGTTCGGCGGAGCGGGTGTTGGTAAAACCGTTTTAATCCAAGAACTTATTCATAATATCGCTCAAGAACATGGTGGTATTTCTGTGTTCGCTGGTGTTGGAGAACGTACTCGTGAAGGGAACGATCTTTACTTTGAAATGAAAGACTCTGGTGTAATTGAAAAAACTGCCATGGTATTCGGTCAAATGAACGAACCACCAGGTGCTCGTATGCGTGTAGCTTTAACAGGTCTTACAATCGCTGAATATTTCCGTGATGAAGAACACCAAGATGTACTTCTATTCATTGATAATATTTTCCGCTTTACTCAAGCTGGTTCAGAGGTTTCGGCTTTACTAGGTCGTATGCCATCTGCAGTAGGTTATCAACCAACTCTAGCTACCGAAATGGGACAATTACAAGAACGTATTACTTCTACTAATGTTGGTTCTGTTACTTCTATTCAAGCGATTTACGTGCCAGCCGATGATTATACTGACCCGGCTCCGGCAACAACTTTCGCCCATCTAGATGCAACCACTAACTTAGAACGTAAATTAACTGAACAAGGTATTTATCCTGCGGTAGACCCGCTTGCTTCCACATCACGTGCACTTTCTCCAGATATCGTTGGAGAAGAACACTATGCGGTAGCAACGGAAGTACAACGCTTATTGCAACGGTACAAAGAACTTCAAGATATCATTGCAATCCTAGGTATGGATGAATTATCTGATGAAGATAAACAATCCGTTTCTCGTGCGCGTCGTGTACAATTCTTCTTATCACAAAATTTCCACGTAGCAGAACAATTTACAGGTCAAAAAGGTTCTTACGTTCCTGTTAAAGAAACTGTTAAAGGCTTTAAAGACTTGTTGGCCGGAAAATACGACCATATTCCAGAAGATGCTTTCCGTTCAGTTGGACGCATTGAGGATGTTCTTGAAAAAGCAAAAGACATGGGCGTTGAAGTCTGA
- the fabZ gene encoding 3-hydroxyacyl-ACP dehydratase FabZ — translation MLDIKKIKEILPHRYPFLLVDRVISVEEGKKVTAIKNVTANEEFFNGHFPEYPVMPGVLIVEALAQTSGIAMMQSEANKDKIGLFAGIDGCRFKRQVVPGDQLLLEAEITRMRGAIAKAKVKATVEGDLVCEAEIMFALTDLPE, via the coding sequence ATGTTAGATATTAAAAAAATCAAAGAAATTTTGCCTCATCGTTATCCATTTTTACTAGTTGATAGAGTTATCTCTGTTGAAGAAGGAAAAAAAGTTACAGCTATAAAGAATGTTACTGCTAATGAAGAATTCTTTAATGGGCATTTTCCTGAATATCCAGTAATGCCTGGTGTGCTAATAGTTGAAGCATTGGCTCAAACGAGTGGTATTGCCATGATGCAAAGTGAGGCTAATAAAGATAAAATTGGGTTGTTTGCAGGAATTGACGGATGTCGTTTTAAACGTCAAGTGGTTCCTGGTGACCAACTTTTGCTTGAAGCAGAGATCACTCGTATGAGAGGAGCTATTGCAAAAGCAAAAGTGAAAGCTACTGTTGAAGGTGACTTAGTTTGTGAAGCAGAAATTATGTTTGCTTTAACAGATTTACCAGAGTAA
- the atpA gene encoding F0F1 ATP synthase subunit alpha, with amino-acid sequence MSIKAEEISSIIKQQIENYHSELKVSDVGTVTYIGDGIARAHGLDNAMAGELLEFSNGVMGMAQNLETNDVGIIILGPYTEIREGDEVRRTGKIMEVPVGEALIGRVVNSLGQPVDGLGPIETTGTRPIEAVAPGVMQRQSVNEPLQTGIKAIDALVPIGRGQRELIIGDRQTGKTSVAIDTILNQADQDMICIYVAIGQKESTVRNAVETLRHHGALDYTIVVTAAASQPAPLLYLAPYAGVAMAEEFMYNGKHVLVVYDDLSKQAAAYRELSLLLRRPPGREAYPGDVFYLHSRLLERAAKLNDSLGGGSITALPFVETQAGDISAYIPTNVISITDGQIFLQSDLFFSGVRPAINAGLSVSRVGGSAQIKAMKTVAGTLRLDLAAYRELESFSQFGSDLDAATRAKLERGKRTVEVLKQDLHKPLKVEKQVLILYALVHKYLDDVPVHDVLRFESEMNTWFDHNRPELLEEIRTTKKLPDEAKLEAALKEFKNTFVPSEEK; translated from the coding sequence ATGAGCATTAAGGCTGAAGAGATCAGCTCAATCATAAAACAGCAGATTGAAAATTATCATTCAGAACTAAAAGTGAGTGATGTTGGTACTGTAACCTATATTGGTGATGGTATTGCGCGTGCTCATGGACTCGATAATGCAATGGCTGGTGAATTGTTAGAGTTCTCAAATGGTGTAATGGGTATGGCCCAAAACTTAGAAACGAATGATGTGGGTATCATTATTTTAGGTCCTTACACGGAAATCCGCGAAGGCGATGAAGTTCGTCGTACCGGTAAAATTATGGAAGTTCCTGTTGGGGAAGCGCTTATTGGGCGTGTAGTTAACTCATTAGGTCAACCAGTTGATGGTTTAGGTCCAATTGAAACAACTGGAACTCGTCCGATTGAAGCAGTAGCACCTGGTGTTATGCAACGTCAATCGGTTAATGAACCATTACAAACAGGTATTAAAGCAATTGATGCCCTTGTTCCAATTGGTCGTGGTCAACGTGAATTAATCATTGGTGACCGTCAAACAGGTAAAACATCTGTTGCAATCGATACGATTCTAAACCAAGCTGACCAAGACATGATTTGCATCTATGTTGCGATTGGCCAAAAAGAATCTACTGTTCGTAATGCGGTAGAAACTTTACGCCATCACGGTGCGCTTGATTATACAATCGTTGTTACTGCTGCGGCTTCTCAACCAGCGCCACTTTTATATTTGGCTCCTTATGCTGGTGTTGCGATGGCAGAAGAATTCATGTATAACGGCAAACACGTATTAGTTGTATATGATGATTTATCTAAACAAGCAGCTGCTTATCGTGAGCTGTCACTTTTACTTCGTCGTCCTCCAGGTCGTGAAGCATATCCAGGGGATGTTTTCTATCTGCACTCACGTTTACTTGAACGTGCTGCAAAATTAAATGATAGCTTAGGTGGCGGGTCCATCACAGCTCTTCCGTTCGTAGAAACACAAGCCGGAGATATCTCTGCTTATATTCCTACAAACGTTATTTCCATTACTGATGGGCAAATCTTCTTGCAATCAGATTTATTCTTCTCCGGAGTACGTCCAGCTATCAATGCCGGCCTTTCTGTATCCCGTGTTGGTGGATCAGCGCAAATTAAAGCAATGAAAACTGTTGCCGGAACACTCCGTCTAGATCTTGCGGCTTACCGTGAGTTAGAATCATTCTCACAATTCGGTTCAGACTTAGATGCAGCTACTCGTGCGAAACTAGAACGTGGTAAACGTACAGTAGAAGTTCTAAAACAAGATTTACACAAGCCTTTGAAAGTTGAAAAACAAGTATTGATTCTTTATGCGCTTGTTCATAAATATCTGGATGATGTACCAGTTCATGATGTGCTGCGTTTTGAGTCCGAAATGAATACATGGTTTGATCATAATCGTCCAGAGCTTTTGGAAGAAATTCGTACAACGAAAAAACTTCCTGATGAAGCAAAACTTGAGGCGGCATTAAAAGAATTTAAAAATACATTTGTTCCTTCTGAAGAAAAATAA
- a CDS encoding F0F1 ATP synthase subunit epsilon — MGSLKVSIVTPDGPVYEGVAQMVIARTKAGELGILPGHVPLVAPLKIDVVRLKVESGEEWVAVGGGFMEVNGEEVNILADTAEREQDIDINRAEKAKERAEDELSRAKEQKVDEVMARLALQRAINRIHAKEHN; from the coding sequence ATGGGTTCATTAAAAGTTAGTATTGTTACTCCAGACGGCCCTGTTTATGAAGGCGTTGCTCAAATGGTTATTGCTCGAACAAAAGCAGGTGAACTCGGTATTCTACCTGGACATGTTCCACTAGTTGCTCCACTTAAAATCGATGTAGTTCGTTTAAAAGTAGAGTCTGGTGAGGAATGGGTCGCTGTAGGTGGTGGCTTTATGGAAGTAAACGGTGAAGAAGTCAATATTCTAGCGGATACTGCTGAGCGCGAACAAGATATTGATATCAATCGTGCTGAAAAAGCAAAAGAACGCGCAGAAGATGAACTTAGCCGAGCAAAAGAACAAAAAGTGGATGAAGTAATGGCTCGACTTGCACTTCAAAGAGCTATTAACAGAATCCATGCGAAAGAACATAATTAA
- a CDS encoding single-stranded DNA-binding protein produces MINQVTLVGRLTKDPELKWTTEDRAVLNLTLALNRFGKNKRVDNDADFIQCVIWGKRAEATAEFCSKGQLIGVAGELQSRNYLNKEEQKIYITEVLVHQIRYLSSRNKEEQVINISQEEEESCNTLL; encoded by the coding sequence ATGATTAATCAAGTAACTTTAGTAGGACGTTTGACAAAGGATCCAGAATTAAAATGGACCACGGAGGATAGAGCTGTTTTGAATTTAACGCTTGCTTTGAATCGTTTTGGAAAAAATAAACGTGTAGATAATGATGCAGACTTTATTCAATGTGTCATTTGGGGTAAAAGAGCCGAAGCGACAGCTGAATTCTGTAGCAAAGGACAATTAATAGGTGTGGCCGGTGAATTACAATCTAGAAACTATTTAAATAAAGAAGAGCAAAAAATATATATTACTGAAGTGCTTGTTCATCAAATTAGGTATTTATCAAGTAGAAATAAGGAAGAGCAAGTTATTAATATTTCTCAAGAGGAGGAAGAATCGTGTAATACTTTGTTATAA
- the murA gene encoding UDP-N-acetylglucosamine 1-carboxyvinyltransferase codes for MEKIIVRGGKQLNGSVKMEGAKNAVLPVIAATLLASKGTSVLKNVPNLSDVFTINEVLKYLNADVSFVNDEVTVDATGDITSDAPFEYVRKMRASIVVMGPLLARTGSARVALPGGCAIGSRPVDLHLKGFEAMGAIVKIENGYIEATAEKLVGAKVYLDFPSVGATQNIMMAATLAEGTTIIENVAREPEIVDLANFLNQMGARVIGAGTEVIRIEGVKELTATEHSIIPDRIEAGTFMIAAAITGGNVLIEDAVPEHISSLIAKLEEMGVQIIEEDNGIRVIGPDKLKAVDVKTMPHPGFPTDMQSQMMVIQMLSEGTSIMTETVFENRFMHVEEMRRMNADMKIEGHSVIISGPAKLQGAEVAATDLRAAAALILAGLVADGYTQVTELKYLDRGYNNFHGKLQSLGADVERVDDSKVDMKNLASLF; via the coding sequence TTGGAAAAAATTATTGTACGCGGTGGAAAACAGTTAAATGGATCTGTAAAAATGGAAGGCGCCAAAAATGCTGTATTACCGGTGATTGCTGCTACATTACTTGCGAGTAAAGGTACTAGCGTATTGAAAAACGTCCCAAATTTGTCTGATGTATTCACAATTAATGAGGTACTTAAATACCTAAATGCAGATGTTTCTTTTGTAAATGATGAGGTTACTGTTGATGCAACCGGAGATATTACATCGGATGCACCTTTTGAGTATGTGCGTAAAATGCGTGCTTCTATTGTTGTAATGGGTCCACTTTTAGCTCGTACTGGTTCTGCTCGTGTAGCTTTGCCAGGGGGATGTGCTATTGGTTCAAGACCAGTTGACTTACATTTAAAAGGTTTTGAAGCCATGGGAGCAATTGTAAAAATTGAAAACGGGTATATTGAAGCAACAGCAGAAAAATTAGTTGGAGCTAAGGTTTACTTAGATTTTCCAAGTGTAGGTGCAACTCAAAATATTATGATGGCTGCTACTTTAGCAGAGGGTACAACGATAATTGAAAACGTTGCTCGTGAACCAGAAATTGTTGACTTGGCGAACTTCCTTAATCAAATGGGAGCTAGAGTTATTGGTGCAGGAACAGAAGTAATTAGAATTGAAGGCGTAAAAGAACTAACAGCTACAGAACATTCCATTATTCCAGACCGTATTGAAGCAGGTACATTTATGATTGCTGCTGCGATTACTGGTGGAAATGTTTTAATTGAAGATGCAGTTCCCGAGCATATTAGTTCACTGATTGCTAAATTAGAAGAAATGGGCGTTCAAATTATTGAAGAAGATAACGGTATTCGTGTTATTGGACCAGATAAGTTGAAAGCTGTTGATGTTAAAACAATGCCGCACCCAGGTTTTCCAACTGATATGCAATCTCAAATGATGGTTATTCAAATGTTAAGTGAAGGTACAAGTATTATGACCGAAACTGTTTTTGAAAACCGTTTTATGCATGTTGAAGAAATGCGTAGAATGAATGCTGACATGAAAATTGAAGGACATTCTGTTATTATCTCTGGTCCAGCAAAATTACAAGGAGCAGAAGTTGCAGCAACCGATTTACGTGCAGCAGCAGCGCTTATTCTTGCAGGCCTTGTGGCTGATGGATATACTCAAGTTACAGAGTTGAAATATTTGGATAGAGGCTACAATAATTTCCATGGCAAACTGCAATCTCTTGGAGCAGATGTGGAACGTGTAGACGATTCTAAAGTTGATATGAAAAACTTAGCTTCATTATTTTAA
- the mreB gene encoding rod shape-determining protein MreB yields the protein MAKDVGIDLGTANVLIHVKGRGIVVNEPAVVAINNKTGEVLAVGTEARDMVGRTPGDITAIKPMKDGVIADFDIVQEMLRFFIQKLNLRTFFSRPRILICCPTNITSVEQKAIREVAEKSGGKQVFLEEEPKVAAIGAGMEIFEPSGNMIIDIGGGTADVAVLSMGDIVTSQSVKVAGNRWDSDILNYIKRKYNLLIGERTAENIKITIGTANPGSKEETMDIRGRDLVSGLPKTISISSSEVEEAIHDSLHLMVLSAKQVLEQTPPELSADIIDRGVIMTGGGSLLHGLDDLMAEQLKVPVLITENPLDVVALGTGILLDSLTAKKRGWF from the coding sequence ATGGCAAAGGATGTTGGTATCGACTTAGGTACAGCCAATGTATTAATTCATGTAAAAGGAAGAGGAATTGTTGTAAATGAACCTGCTGTTGTAGCTATAAATAATAAGACTGGTGAAGTTCTAGCTGTTGGAACAGAGGCTAGAGATATGGTTGGTAGAACTCCAGGAGATATAACAGCAATAAAACCTATGAAAGATGGAGTCATTGCTGATTTTGATATTGTGCAAGAAATGCTGCGTTTCTTTATACAAAAACTAAATTTAAGAACATTTTTTTCTCGACCTCGTATTTTAATTTGTTGTCCAACTAATATTACTTCTGTCGAACAAAAAGCTATCCGAGAAGTGGCTGAAAAAAGTGGTGGAAAACAAGTGTTTTTAGAAGAAGAACCTAAAGTTGCTGCTATTGGTGCAGGAATGGAAATTTTTGAGCCTTCTGGTAACATGATTATTGATATCGGTGGAGGGACAGCGGATGTAGCAGTGTTGTCTATGGGCGATATTGTAACAAGTCAATCTGTAAAAGTTGCTGGTAATAGATGGGATTCTGATATATTAAATTACATAAAGCGCAAATATAATTTACTTATCGGGGAACGTACTGCTGAAAATATCAAAATAACTATTGGAACTGCAAATCCTGGCTCTAAGGAAGAAACAATGGACATTCGTGGTAGAGATTTAGTGAGCGGCCTGCCTAAAACAATTTCAATTAGTAGCTCAGAAGTGGAAGAAGCTATTCATGATTCATTACATTTAATGGTACTTTCTGCCAAACAAGTTCTTGAACAAACACCACCTGAGCTTTCAGCAGATATAATTGATCGGGGTGTAATCATGACAGGTGGTGGATCTTTGCTGCATGGTTTAGATGATTTAATGGCTGAACAATTGAAAGTTCCTGTTTTAATCACAGAAAATCCACTAGATGTTGTAGCACTTGGTACTGGCATTTTGCTTGATTCGCTTACGGCTAAAAAGCGTGGTTGGTTCTAA